A single region of the Thunnus maccoyii chromosome 10, fThuMac1.1, whole genome shotgun sequence genome encodes:
- the has1 gene encoding hyaluronan synthase 1 isoform X2: protein MYGIISFGFYGLLLSLHVFVQSFFAFVEHRRMRARTDPCSFTKTIGFTISAYQEDPVYLKECLNSIKALKYPPELLRIIMVVDGNSDDDRYMMEMFRDVFADQDPGCYVWKNNYHSWDPTQAQRDVEMAAAVGPGGDADYIIREDPQRKEVERLIQSQKCVCIMQKWGGKREVMYTAFKALGSSVDYIQVCDSDTKLDPLATVELCKVLESNPKYGAVGGDVMILNLKDSYISFMSSLRYWMAFNIERSCQSFFNCVSCISGPLGLYRNDLLQQFLESWYNQKFLGSHCTFGDDRHLTNRMLSMGYATKYTARSKCYTETPAQFLRWLNQQTRWTKSYFREWLYNAMWWHKHHLWMTYESIVSGVFPFFVTATIIQLFWTGTLWDILWILCCIQLIGLVKAAYACILRRDIVMVFMSLYSALYMTSLLPAKYFAILTMNKSSWGTSGRRKIVGNYIPLLPLSVWSAILLGGLCYTIYKESQLDWLTPAKILETKFIVFGCVAYICYWMLMMFLYWVWFRRLCRKRAQSYTLSV from the exons ATGTATGGAATCATCTCCTTTGGCTTTTATGGACTACTCCTCTCGCTCCATGTGTTCGTTCAGAGCTTCTTTGCCTTCGTTGAACACCGGCGGATGAGAGCTCGCACAGACCCGTGCAGCTTTACCAAGACTATTGGCTTCACTATATCTGCATACCAGGAGGACCCTGTCTACCTCAAAGAGTGCCTCAACTCCATCAAGGCCCTCAAGTATCCCCCTGAGCTGCTGCGCATCATCATGGTGGTAGACGGGAACTCAGATGATGACCGATATATGATGGAGATGTTCAGAGACGTGTTTGCAGACCAAGACCCTGGCTGTTATGTGTGGAAGAATAACTACCACTCATGGGACCCCACACAGGCCCAGCGGGATGTGGAGATGGCTGCAGCAGTGGGCCCAGGAGGGGATGCTGATTATATTATCAGAGAGGATCCACAGCGAAAAGAGGTAGAGCGCCTGATCCAGAGccagaagtgtgtgtgcatcatgCAGAAGTGGGGCGGCAAGCGGGAGGTGATGTACACAGCCTTTAAAGCCCTCGGGTCATCTGTTGACTATATACAG GTGTGTGACTCGGATACTAAACTGGACCCTCTGGCCACAGTGGAGCTGTGTAAAGTGCTGGAGAGCAACCCCAAATACGGTGCCGTAGGAGGAGATGTGATGATCCTCAACCTGAAAGACTCTTACATCAGCTTCATGAGCAGTCTTAGGTACTGGATGGCTTTCAACATCGAAAGGTCCTGCCAGTCCTTCTTCAACTGTGTGTCCTGCATAAGTGGTCCTTTAG GTCTGTACAGGAACGATCTCCTTCAGCAGTTTCTGGAGTCTTGGTACAATCAGAAGTTTTTGGGATCTCACTGCACGTTTGGTGATGACAGACATCTCACCAACCGTATGCTGAGCATGGGTTATGCCACAAA ATACACCGCTCGCTCAAAATGCTACACGGAGACACCTGCTCAGTTTTTGCGCTGGCTCAACCAGCAGACTCGCTGGACAAAATCTTACTTCCGTGAGTGGCTCTACAATGCAATGTGGTGGCACAAGCACCACCTCTGGATGACCTACGAGTCCATCGTGTCAGGTGTTTTCCCCTTCTTTGTGACCGCCACCATCATCCAGCTGTTTTGGACGGGCACACTGTGGGACATCCTCTGGATCCTGTGCTGCATCCAGCTGATCGGGCTGGTGAAAGCAGCATATGCCTGCATCCTGCGCAGAGATATTGTAATGGTGTTCATGTCCCTCTACTCAGCTCTGTATATGACCAGTCTGCTGCCTGCGAAGTACTTTGCCATCCTCACCATGAACAAAAGCAGCTGGGGGACGTCAGGCAGGCGTAAGATTGTAGGGAACTACATACCCCTCCTCCCCCTGTCAGTGTGGTCAGCTATTTTATTAGGTGGGCTCTGTTACACAATCTACAAGGAGAGTCAACTGGACTGGCTAACTCCAGCCAAGATACTGGAGACTAAGTTCATTGTCTTTGGCTGTGTGGCCTACATTTGCTACTGGATGCTTATGATGTTCCTATACTGGGTGTGGTTCCGCAGGTTATGTAGGAAGCGTGCCCAAAGTTACACATTGAGTGTGTAG
- the has1 gene encoding hyaluronan synthase 1 isoform X1, producing MQLKAFLKRLGSIVRAILTFLFALVVLGVMVWAYVKGFQLVTSMYGIISFGFYGLLLSLHVFVQSFFAFVEHRRMRARTDPCSFTKTIGFTISAYQEDPVYLKECLNSIKALKYPPELLRIIMVVDGNSDDDRYMMEMFRDVFADQDPGCYVWKNNYHSWDPTQAQRDVEMAAAVGPGGDADYIIREDPQRKEVERLIQSQKCVCIMQKWGGKREVMYTAFKALGSSVDYIQVCDSDTKLDPLATVELCKVLESNPKYGAVGGDVMILNLKDSYISFMSSLRYWMAFNIERSCQSFFNCVSCISGPLGLYRNDLLQQFLESWYNQKFLGSHCTFGDDRHLTNRMLSMGYATKYTARSKCYTETPAQFLRWLNQQTRWTKSYFREWLYNAMWWHKHHLWMTYESIVSGVFPFFVTATIIQLFWTGTLWDILWILCCIQLIGLVKAAYACILRRDIVMVFMSLYSALYMTSLLPAKYFAILTMNKSSWGTSGRRKIVGNYIPLLPLSVWSAILLGGLCYTIYKESQLDWLTPAKILETKFIVFGCVAYICYWMLMMFLYWVWFRRLCRKRAQSYTLSV from the exons ATGCAGTTGAAAGCTTTTTTGAAGAGGCTGGGCTCAATAGTCCGAGCCATCCTCACTTTCCTCTTTGCTCTGGTGGTACtgggtgtgatggtgtgggCCTATGTTAAAGGTTTCCAGCTGGTGACCTCCATGTATGGAATCATCTCCTTTGGCTTTTATGGACTACTCCTCTCGCTCCATGTGTTCGTTCAGAGCTTCTTTGCCTTCGTTGAACACCGGCGGATGAGAGCTCGCACAGACCCGTGCAGCTTTACCAAGACTATTGGCTTCACTATATCTGCATACCAGGAGGACCCTGTCTACCTCAAAGAGTGCCTCAACTCCATCAAGGCCCTCAAGTATCCCCCTGAGCTGCTGCGCATCATCATGGTGGTAGACGGGAACTCAGATGATGACCGATATATGATGGAGATGTTCAGAGACGTGTTTGCAGACCAAGACCCTGGCTGTTATGTGTGGAAGAATAACTACCACTCATGGGACCCCACACAGGCCCAGCGGGATGTGGAGATGGCTGCAGCAGTGGGCCCAGGAGGGGATGCTGATTATATTATCAGAGAGGATCCACAGCGAAAAGAGGTAGAGCGCCTGATCCAGAGccagaagtgtgtgtgcatcatgCAGAAGTGGGGCGGCAAGCGGGAGGTGATGTACACAGCCTTTAAAGCCCTCGGGTCATCTGTTGACTATATACAG GTGTGTGACTCGGATACTAAACTGGACCCTCTGGCCACAGTGGAGCTGTGTAAAGTGCTGGAGAGCAACCCCAAATACGGTGCCGTAGGAGGAGATGTGATGATCCTCAACCTGAAAGACTCTTACATCAGCTTCATGAGCAGTCTTAGGTACTGGATGGCTTTCAACATCGAAAGGTCCTGCCAGTCCTTCTTCAACTGTGTGTCCTGCATAAGTGGTCCTTTAG GTCTGTACAGGAACGATCTCCTTCAGCAGTTTCTGGAGTCTTGGTACAATCAGAAGTTTTTGGGATCTCACTGCACGTTTGGTGATGACAGACATCTCACCAACCGTATGCTGAGCATGGGTTATGCCACAAA ATACACCGCTCGCTCAAAATGCTACACGGAGACACCTGCTCAGTTTTTGCGCTGGCTCAACCAGCAGACTCGCTGGACAAAATCTTACTTCCGTGAGTGGCTCTACAATGCAATGTGGTGGCACAAGCACCACCTCTGGATGACCTACGAGTCCATCGTGTCAGGTGTTTTCCCCTTCTTTGTGACCGCCACCATCATCCAGCTGTTTTGGACGGGCACACTGTGGGACATCCTCTGGATCCTGTGCTGCATCCAGCTGATCGGGCTGGTGAAAGCAGCATATGCCTGCATCCTGCGCAGAGATATTGTAATGGTGTTCATGTCCCTCTACTCAGCTCTGTATATGACCAGTCTGCTGCCTGCGAAGTACTTTGCCATCCTCACCATGAACAAAAGCAGCTGGGGGACGTCAGGCAGGCGTAAGATTGTAGGGAACTACATACCCCTCCTCCCCCTGTCAGTGTGGTCAGCTATTTTATTAGGTGGGCTCTGTTACACAATCTACAAGGAGAGTCAACTGGACTGGCTAACTCCAGCCAAGATACTGGAGACTAAGTTCATTGTCTTTGGCTGTGTGGCCTACATTTGCTACTGGATGCTTATGATGTTCCTATACTGGGTGTGGTTCCGCAGGTTATGTAGGAAGCGTGCCCAAAGTTACACATTGAGTGTGTAG